GGCGTGCGATTCCTCAGCCGTGGACGAGCGTTCACAGCCGAGGAGATCGAGGTGTTGGCGACGGTCCCACCGCTCACCGGACAGGCATGGGAGGGAGGGCGACGCCCGGCACCTCCGGCGGGCCCTCAGGTCGTCGCCGAAGCGGTCGACGCATGCCCCGTGCCCGGAAACTCGTCCGAAGTCTGACCCTGTTACATCGCAGTCATCCGCCGATGATCTGACCGCACCACACTGTTGCCGGGCCCCGCCAGCGCGGGTGTCCGACCCGTGTCGTGTGCACATCCGGAACGAGAAGGAGGGTCGCCCGTGGCGATCACCACTGGGAAGTCCTCGCACGAGGAGTTCCACAACGAGGACAGCGAGTATCTCGCGAAGCGCACGCTCAAGTCGGGGTCGGCGGGGTGGATCCTGCTCGCGGGTCTCGGCGTGAGTTACGTGATCTCCGGCGATTACGCGGGGTGGAACAACGGCCTCGCGGAGGGCGGCTTCGGCGGCCTGCTGATCGCGGCCGTCGTCATCGCCGGTATGTACCTGGCCATGGTGCTGGGGATGGCCGAGATGTCCTCGGCTCTTCCCGCCGCGGGCGGCGGCTACACCTTCGCCCGCCGAGCGCTCGGACCTTGGGGCGGATTCGCCACCGGCACAGCGATTCTCATCGAGTACGCGATCGCTCCCGCCGCCATCGCGACCTTCATCGGCAGCTACGTCGAATCCCTGAACCTCTTCGGTATCACGGACGGCTGGTGGGTGTACCTGGCCGTCTACGCGATATTCATCGGGATCCATCTCACCGGAGCGGGTGAGGCGCTCAAGGCGATGTTCGTGATCACTGCGATCGCCCTGGTCGGTCTCGTGGTGTTCGCGGTCTCGGCGTGGGGGCTCTTCGAATCCGGCAACCTCACCGACATTCCCGCGGACCCCGACGCCGTGGGCAGTTCCTCGTTCCTGCCGTTCGGCGTGCTGGGAATCTGGGCCGCAGTTCCGTTCGCGATCTGGTTCTTCCTCGCGGTGGAGGGCGTACCACTCGCCGCGGAGGAGGCACGCGAGCCGGAGAAGAACGTCCCCAAGGGCATCATCATCAGCATGTTCGTGCTGATCGTCACGGGTGCGAGCGTGCTGTTCCTCGCAACGGGTGCGCTCGGCGCGGAGGAGTTGTCCACGTCCGGGAACCCGCTCGTCCAGGCACTCGGCGACAGCGGCGCGGCCACGGCGGTCAACTACATCGGGCTCGCCGGACTGGTGGCCAGCTTCTTCTCCATCATGTACGCGTACTCCCGGCAGACGTTCGCGCTGTCGCGTGCCGGCTATCTGCCGACCAGCCTGTCGGTGACCAACTCCCGCAAGGCGCCGATGCTCGCCCTGATCGTTCCCGGCGTCGTCGGCTTCGTCCTGTCGCTGACCGGGGAGGGCGCGATGCTGCTCAACATGGCGGTGTTCGGTGCCGCCCTGAGCTATGTGCTGATGATGATCAGTCACATCGTGCTCCGGAAGCGCGAACCGGACATGCCGCGCCCGTACCGTACGCCCGGTGGCATCGCGACGACGTCGTTCGCCCTGGTGGTTGCGGCTGCCGCGGTGATCGCCACCTTCCTGGTGGATCCGCAGGCCGCTCTGTGGACGTTCGTCGCCTTCGGCGGGTTCATGGCGTACTTCGGCCTCTACAGTCGACATCATCTGGTGGCGAACTCGCCCGACGAGGAGTTCGCGGTGCTGGCGAAAGCGGAGGAAGAACTCGAATGACCCGGTACACACAGGCCCTCGGCGGAACCTCCCACAGCTTCGACGGGCTGGTCGAGCTGATGGCCAAGGCCACCCCACACAGGAGTGGGGACGAGCTGGCCGGCTGCGCGGCACACTCGGATGCCGAACGCGCCGCCGCCCAGTGGGCGCTCGCGGAGGTACCCCTCGACCGGTTCCTGCACGAGCTGGTGGTGCCCTACGAGGACGACGAGGTCACCCGGCTGATCATCGACTCCCACGACCGCAACGCGTTCCGGCAGGTCTCGCACCTGACGGTCGGAGGCCTGCGGGACTGGTTGCTCGAGGTGTCCTCCACCGACGACGCGGCGGCCACGCTGGCCGCGGTGTCACCCGGACTGACCCCGGAGATGGTGGCCGCCGTCAGCAAGATCATGCGCAACCAGGACCTGATCGCGGTGGCCCGCGCCGTCGTGGTGACGGCAGGGTTCCGTACCACCGTCGGACTGCCCGGTCGGCTGAGTACCCGGCTGCAACCGAACCACCCGACGGACGACCCCCGGGGCATCGCTGCGGCCACCCTCGACGGGTTGCTCCTCGGCTGTGGCGACGCGGTTCTGGGCATCAACCCGGCGACGGACTCGCCGCACGCGACCTCGGAACTGCTGCACCTGCTCGACGAGATCCGGCAGCGGTTCGCGATCCCCACCCAGTCCTGTGTGCTCTCGCACGTCACCACGACGATGGGGCTGATCGAGCAGGGTGTTCCGGTGGACCTGGTGTTCCAGTCCATCGCAGGCACCGAGGGCGCCAATTCCGGCTTCGGAGTGACTGTCTCGCTGTTGCGTGAGGCCAACGAGGCGGGTCGTTCGCTGCGCCGCGGAACGGTCGGCGACAACGTGATGTACCTGGAGACGGGGCAGGGTTCCGCGCTCAGTGCGGGCGCCCACCTCGGCGTCGGGGGTGTGCCGGTGGACCAGCAGACTCTCGAGACCCGGGCGTATGCGGTGGCCCGGGATCTCGAGCCGCTGTTGGTGAACACCGTCGTGGGCTTCATCGGTCCGGAGTACCTCTACGACGGAAAGCAGATCATCCGGGCGGGGCTCGAGGACCATTTCTGCGGCAAGCTCCTGGGTCTGCCGATGGGTGTGGACGTCTGCTACACCAATCACGCCGAGGCCGATCAGGACGACATGGACACGTTGCTCACGCTGCTCGGGGCGGCAGGCGCGGCGTTCGTCATCGCGGTTCCCGGCGCCGACGACGTGATGCTCGGCTACCAGAGCCTGAGCTTTCACGATGTCCTGTATGCCCGGCGCGCTCTGGGATTGCGCCCCGCCCCGGAATTCGAGGCGTGGCTCGCCGGTCTCGGTATGGTCGATGCACAGGGGCGCGTGTTGCCCGTCGACGCCACGGATTCCCCGCTGCGCGCGCTCACGGGTGCCCGATGACGGTCTCGGAGGTGGCGGTGAACGGCAACGATCCCGTACAGCAGGACTTCTGGTCGGAGCTGCGCCGCAGTACGCAGTCCCGGATCGGGCTCGGCCGCGCCGGTGATGCCCTGCCCACGCGGCGGGTGCTCGAGTTCCGTGCGGCGCACGCCGCGGCCCGCGATGCCGTACACGAACCGCTCGACGTTCCGAGCCTGGCGGAGCGGGTGCGCACCGTCGGCATCGGAGATCCGGTAGCCGTGACGAGCCTGGCCACCGGACGTGGGGAGTACCTGCGCCGGCCGGATCTCGGGCGTGCGCCGGCCGATCTGTCCGCGATCCCGCGCAGTGGTGCCGAGTTGGGATTCGTGCTCGGCGACGGGCTGTCGCCGCGGGCGTTGACGGACCACGGAGTGGAGCTGCTGGCTGCGCTGGTCGCCGAACTCTCGGACCGCTACTCGATCGCGCCCCCGGTGATCGCGACCGAGGCTCGGGTGGCGCTCGGCGACCACATCGCCGAGGCGATGGGTGTGCAGACGCTCGTCGTGCTCATCGGTGAGCGCCCGGGACTGTCCGTCGCGGACAGTCTCGGTATCTACCTCACTCATCTGCCTCGGCCCGGACGGGCCGACTCGGACCGCAACTGCATCTCCAACATCCACCCGCCGGAGGGGCTGGGCTACGAGCAGGCGGCGAAGGTCGTCGCCGGCCTCGTCTCCGGTGCCCGGCGGCTCGGCCGCTCCGGAGTCGATCTCAAGGACACCTCTCGCTCGGACGAGTTGTCCGCGAGCGAGACCACCGCCCTGATCATCGAGTGAGCTTCCTCGAGCGAGCCGCCTGACATTCCCACCTCGCGGCCTCGCTCTCCCCGGCACCTCCGGGTGCCGTCCCCCTGTTCGCGACGTCGGAAGACGAGGACCGATCGTGATATCTCGTGCTGCACGGACAATTCTGGCGGGCACCTTCGCGGGTGTGCTGCTGCTGACTGCCTCCTGTTCCTCCGGCGCGGACGACGCTGCGGAACCCGAGACCGCCGACGCCGCGGAGTGCGCGTCGCTCGACCCGGACCTGGTCTGGTACGGCGACATTCGGGGGCGGCTCGACCGGATGATCGCCGAGTACGGGGAGTGCGGAGATCCCGGCGACGTCGACGAGGGCGCTCCGCTGGCGTTGTTCGACTGGGACAACACGGTCGTGAAGAACGACATCGGGAGCGCCACCGCCTACTGGATGCTCCGGAACGACAAGATCCTCCAGCCGAGGGATCGGGACTGGACGACGACGAGCCGCTTCCTCACCCCGGAGGCCGCGGCGGCGTTGTCCGCGGCCTGCGGTACCGAGGTCGCACCGGGTGCACCCCTCCCGACCAGCTCCGACGTGAACTGTGCGGACGAGATCGTCGCGGTCATGGACGAGGAGACCCGCTCGGGTCTCCCGGCGTTCGCCGGCTACGACCACCGGCGGACCAAGGCTTCCTACGCATGGGTCGTGCAATTGTCGGCCGGCCGTTCGATGGACGAGGTCGAAGAGTTCGCGATCGCGGCGCGTGAGGAGAGTCTGGCTGCCCCGGAGGGCTCGACACAGGTCGTGGGGAGCACCGTCGTGGACGGCTACGTCCGCTACTACCCGCAGATCGAGGATCTCGTGAAGACACTGCACGCCAACGGTTTCGACGTGCGCATCATCTCCGCCTCGGCGGAGCCCGTGGTCCGGGTGTGGGCGCGCGAACTGGGCCTGCCGCCCGAGCGGGCGATGGGCGTTCGGCCGGTGGTGTCCGAGGGCATACTCACCGGTGGCCTGGTCGGCTGCGGCGGCGTGGCCGACGGCGAGGACACCGTGATCCCCTATGTGGAGGGAAAGCGGTGCCAGGTCAACGAGGTCGTCTACGGGATCGGCGGGCCCGCCGCCTTCGACCCCCTTCCAGCCGATCGGCGGCACGTGTTCGCCGCGGGGGACTCGGTGACGGACGTGACCTTTCTCGCGGACGCGACCGGGGAGCGCCTGGTGATCAACCGGAACAACCCCGAACTCATGTGCCACGCGTACGACAACAGCGACGGCAAGTGGCTGATCACGCCGATGTTCCTCGATCCGAACGAACGTGCCGAGGAGCCGTACCCGTGCGCGAGTACCGCGTTCACCGAGCCGGACGGCCGGGCCGGGCCGGTCGTGCGCGCCGACGGCACCGAGATCGCGGACCAGAGGGATGCGGTGTACTGACCGAGGCGTGGTCCTCGATGCCCGGACGTTCTCCCGCCCCATGTCGTTCGCTGTGCTCGGTAACGTGACGGTGAATAACAGACATTCCTCCTGGTCGCTGTTCGACCGGTAGTCGGTGGCTCCGGTCTGCCTGTGAGATACTCGCAGGCAAATCAGCGGCAAACCCTGGGGAGGCGCGGAGTGAGGGCTTTTCGCACGAAGCTCGACACCGATGTGGTCCGCGCCGAGCTCGCGGCCCGCGCGGAGCACGCGCACCTTCGGTTCCGGGTCGCTCTCGACTCCTTGCTCGCGGCGTGCGGCTGGTACGTCCTCGCCGACATCGGGCCCCGGCGGCTGGTGCTCGCCTTCGAGGACGCCGCCGTCCTCGAGCGTGAGGAGGGGCAGTTCCGCACCTACTCCGACTACGAGACGGCAGCGCAGGGCGCGCTCGCCGAGGCGCGAGCAGCGGTGACGGACATCCCCGATGCCCTCGAGGACTCGTCGCTGGAAGGGCTCGCGCTGCTGGCCGATCGGGTCTCCCACACGGTGACCGGATTCGTCGCACCGCGACTGGACCGCCGGGCGGCTGCCTGCCGGGTGGTGACAGTGTCGCAGGCCCACTCCCTGGTCGACCGGGTTCAGCGCCCGTACCTCGGGGCGCTCGACATCGCCGCGACGGCACGGCATCTGGACGGGGACCCGGAACAGGTCATTCGCCCGATGGGCGCCCTGGCCGCCCGGTGGGAGGCCTTCCCCGACTCGCGGCACGCCTGCGCGACCGACATCGTCGACTGCGCGGACGACTACCTGGCGCGGACCTGGGCGGTGCCCAGCTGAATCGGTGACTCGCGACGCGAACCCACCCCCGGCGGGCGACGTCTATGGTGAGCACGCGGCCGACCCGGCCGGCATGTGTGGGGCCTCGGATACGGCCCGTGGAACGAAGCGAGGAGAGTGACGGCATGGCGTTCGCCGGAAACGTGGACGAACTGGCCTTGTTGCAGACCGTACGCATCAAGGGAGCGGTGACGCCGGAACTGCTCGCGACACATCTGGGCGTCGCGCCCGCCTCGGCGCAGGCTGCGTTCGACGCACTGGTCGGGCAGGGCAAGGCGGCCGAGTCGGCTCCCGGATCGATCGCGCTCACGCCGGCCGGTCTGGCCGAGCTCGAGGATCAGCTCGACGCCGAACGGGTGTCGATCGACGAGGATTCCCTGGCCGACGTGCACGAGAGCTTCGTGCCCCTGCAGGCGCGTTTCGCCGAGGTGATCGCCTCCGCGGACGTCGAGCGCCTCGGCGCACTCGACGCCGAGGCGGCGGGTGTCTTCGACGACCTCTCGGCGTTCGTCCCGAGGCTCTCGCGTTATCAGGATCTTCTCGCGGAGGCGCTGGGCAAGGTTCGCGCCGGCCAGACGGACTGGATCGGCGAATCGGGCATCGACTCCTACGCGACGGTGTGGTCGGAACTGCGCCGGGAACTGCTCGAGGCCGCAGGGCGCACGGAGGACGACGCCGCCTGATTCGGGGGCGGGGCGCGCGGCTTCCGCGCAGACTGAGGGCATGCCCGACGCCCCGCCCCGCCGGTGGGTACTCCATCTCGACCTCGACCAGTTCATCGCCGCGGTCGAGATCCTGAGGCGGCCGGAATTGCGTGGCCGTCCCGTCGTCGTGGGTGGTCACGGCGTTCCCGGAGAACGTGCGGTCGTCTCCACTGCGTCGTACGAGGCCCGCGAGTTCGGGGTCGGCTCCGGCATGCCGATGGTGACGGCTCGGCGCACGCTTCCGGATGCGGTCTTCCTGCCCGTCGACGCCGAGGCATACACCGCGGCATCCGAGGCCGTGATGGGAGTGCTGCGCTCCTACGAGGCGCTCGTGGTCGAGGTCCTGGGGTGGGACGAGGCGTTCATCGGCGTACCCACGTCCGACCCGGAGGCGTGGGCTCGGGAGATCCGGCAGGCCGTGTACGCCGCGACCGAACTGCATTCGTCGACAGGCATCGGCGACAACAGGCTGCGGGCCAAGATCGCGACGGGGTTCGCCAAGCCCCAGGGCATCTACCGCCTCACGGAGGCGAATTGGTACCTGGTGATGGGTGCCCGCCCGCCCGACGCGCTCTGGGGCGTCGGGTCCCGGACGGCGAAGAAGCTCGAGGCGTTGGGCATCACGACGGTGCGGCAGCTGGCGGCGACACCCGACGACGACCTCGCCGCGGTTTTCGGTCCGAAGATGGGCCCGTGGATCGGCAGCATCGGTAGGGGAGAAGCCTCCGCAGAGGTGAGTGCCGAACCGTGGGTTCCCCGTTCGCACAGCCGGGAGACCACGTTCCCACGGAACCTGGCGGACTGGGCCGAGGTGGCCGAACAAGCCCGGGTCCTCGCGGCCCGGGTCGCCGAGGACATCCGTGATGAGGGGCGACCGGGTGTGCGGGTTGGGCTGAAGGTGCGGTACGCACCCTTCTCGACCCACACCACGAGCCGCGCGCTGCCGGAACCGACGTTCGATGCGGAGATCCTCGCGGATGCTGCCGTCGCGCTGCTCGAGCGCCTCGACCACGATCGCGAGGTGCGTTTGCTGGGTGTCCGGGTCGAGATGACTCCGCCCGCGCAGAAGGAAAGTGGTCTTACCACTTGACCACCTTCCGGGACGCGGCCTAGCGTGAGCGGTATGGAACTCACTCCGGTGCAGCGCAGATCGGTGCCCGACGACGTGTTCGAGCAACTGCTGGAAGGGGTGGTCGGGGGCGGGCTGTCTCCGGGGGATGCGCTGATGAGCGAGCGCCGGATGGCGGAGGGCCTCGGTGTCTCTCGTCCTGCGGTGCGAGAAGCGTTGGGGCGCATCGTCGCACTGGGTCTGGTCGAGGTCAGGCAGGGCGGGACGACCGTCGTCAAGGATCTCCGCCGCTCCGCAGGGTTCGACCTGCTACCCCGGCTGCTCGTGCGGGGAGGTGAGGTCGATCTCGACGTGGCCCGCAGCATTCTGGAGGCCCGTCTGTGGAACGGCCCCAAGGTGGCCGAACTCGCTGCCGTCCGGGGCTCGGACGACCTCGGCTCGGTTCTCGACGGGGTGGTGGATGTACTGGCTGCAGCCACCGACGGCGTGCAACGTCAGCGCGTCGCGCTGGAGTTCTGGGACCTGGTCGTCGACGCGGCGGATTCGATCACCTTTCGGTTGATGTTCAACACACTGCGGTTCTCGTACGAACCGATGATCGAGGCGCTCGCCGTGATGATGTCCGCCGAGGTCGACGAGATCGGACGCTACCGGGCCGTCGTCTCGGCGATCGGCGACCGCGACGGCGAGCGGGCCTTCGAGTGCGCGCACCAGCTACTCGAGCCGGCGACAACGGCGCTCACCGACGTTCTCACTGCTGCGTCGGCTCTCGGGGAGGAGCGATGAGGGCGACTCGTCCGACTCTCCGGCGTTCGGCAAGGGCGTGACGCTCGGGGGAGTCTGCCGAGAGTTCGTCCGCCACCCCAGTCCGTGGATCATCGGCACCCTGTTCCTCGGCGCACTGGTCACCCGGGTACTGCTCGGTGGGTGGAGTCCGGCGGACGCGCTCGTTCCGTTGGCGATGATCGCGACATTTCCGTTGCTGGAGTGGGTGATCCACGTCTTCGTTCTGCACTGGCGGCCCCGGCGCGTGGGTCCGTTGACCATCGACCCGCTGTTGGCGCGCAAGCATCGTGCACACCATCACGATCCGCGTGATCCGGTTCTGGACTTCATCCCCGCGCCGGTGTTCGTGTGGCTGGTGCCATTGTTGCTCGCGGTCACCGTGGTCGTGCTCCCGCGGCTCGAATGGGGTCTGACGTTCCTGATCGGAATCACTGCGCTCGGCCTGGCCTACGAGTGGACGCATTTCCTCATCCACACCGATTACAGGCCGAAGAGCGCCCTCTACAAGGCGACGTGGCGTCATCACCGCGACCATCACTACCGCAACGAGCACTACTGGTTCACCGTCACCACCTCGGGAACGGCCGACCGCCTGCTGGGAACGGGACCCGACCCCTCCGAGGTGGAGAAGTCGCCCACCGCGAAGCGACTGCACGGGCTGGACGTCACCCCGCGCCGAATGAAGCGTTGACAGTTGACCCAGTGGTAAATTACCGTCCGGTCAATTCACTTCCGGTCACTTCTCGGACGGGGAGTGACCAGAGAGGACGGAGGACGCGATGCCCGGGCGAACACGGTCGTGGTGGGGGTGGGGCGCGGTCGAGGACGCCGTCGTCGGCGCCGAGCGCACTGCCCTCACCGAGCGGGTCGCGGCGCTGCTCCCAGGCGCCGATCTCGGAGTTCACGAGCCGCCCGCTCTCGAGTCCCTCACGATCGCCCCGCCGCGGATCGCACCGCCGGACGCGCTCGCGCACCTGATGTCGGCGGACACCGAGGACCGGGTCCGGCACGGTCACGGGCAGGCATTCCGCGACGTCGTCCGCTGTCTGCTCGGGAAGATCCCGCCCGCACCGGATCTCGTGGCACGTCCGGCGAACGAGCGCGACGTCGTCGACGTCCTCGACTGGTGTTCGCGCGCCGGGATCGCGGTGATTCCCTACGGCGGTGGCACATCCGTCGTCGGTGGAGTCGAGCCGCGGACGGGCGGGGACCACGTCGGCGTGCTGAGCTTGGACACGGGCGAGATGAGTGCGGTGCTCGAGGTCGACCCGGTCGGTCGAGCCGCGCGTATCCAGGCCGGGATCCTCGGCCCCGCGCTCGAGGATGCGCTCCGCGGAGACGGATACACACTGCGTCACTTCCCGCAGTCCTTCGAGTTCTCCACTCTGGGAGGCTGGCTGGCCACGCGCGCGGGTGGACACTTCGCGACGGGGCCGACCCACATCGACGACCTCGTCGAGTCGATGCGGGTGGTGACGCCGGCCGGAATCTCGCAGTCTCGCCGGCTGCCCGGCTCGGGGGCCGGGCCGTCGCCCGATCGGCTGTTTCTCGGGTCCGAGGGAATCCTGGGTGTCGTGACCGAGGCGTGGATGAGACTCCAGGAACGTCCGCGATGGCGGGCCGGAGCATCGGTCGAGTTCGGTGACTACTCGGCCGCGGTCGAGGCCACCAGGCTCATCGCGCAGTCGGGACTGTCCCCGGCCAACTGCCGTCTGCTGGATCCGATGGAGGCGATGCTCAACGCCGGAACCACCAGTGCGGGAGGTGTCCTGGTGCTGGGGTTCGAATCGGCGGACCATCCGGTCTCGGACGCGCTGGACCGGGCGCTGGAGATCTGTCGTGACCACGGCGGGCACGTTCCGGGCCGCGTTCGGGTCACCGGACCGGGTTCGGACCCCGCGGGCCGGCCGACGGCCGAGGCGGCCGACCGCTGGCGCTCCTCCTTCTTGCGCATGCCCTACCAGCGGGACGCGCTCGCCGCGCAGTCGATGATCGTGGAGACCTTCGAAACGGCCTGCACGTGGGACCGTTTCGACGAGTTGCGCGCCGGCGTACTCGCCGCGGCAGCGGCCGCATTCGAGGACACCGGGGTCACCGGGGTGGTGACGTGCCGGTTCACCCACGTGTACCCGGACGGTCCCGCGCCGTACTTCGGCGTCTACGCGGCGGGACGATGGGGAAGCACGGTCGCGCAGTGGGACGACATCAAGGCCGCCGTCTCCGAGGCACTGTCTGCCGCCGGTGGCACGATCACCCACCACCACGCGGTCGGACGGGACCATCGACCGTGGTACGACGGCCAGCGGCCCGAGCCGTTCGCGGCTGCGCTGCGGGCGGCGAAGTCGACGCTGGACCCGGCTGGGATACTCAACCCCGGAGTACTGATCGACCCTGTGTACTGACGTGCACTGTGCGGCGACGGGCCGGGAGTGCCGACAGATCCAGAACACTGATGGATCCGACCGTGGTGGAGGAGACGACATGATCGCGAGCGTGAGTGGCAACGTGCCGGAGGTGGCCGAGTCGGCGTGGGTGGCGCCGAATGCGACGGTCGTCGGGCGAGTCCGCATCGACGAGGGAGTCGGGGTGTTCTACTCGGCCGTGGTGCGGGGGGATCTCGAGGCGATCGAGATCGGCGCGAACAGCAACATTCAGGACGGTGCGGTTCTGCACGCCGATCCCGGGCGTCCACTCGTGGTGGGCAGCGGAGTCTCGGTGGGTCACAACGCCGTGCTGCACGGTTGCACCGTCGGTGACGACGTACTGATCGGCATGGGCTCGACGGTTCTCAACGGTGCGACGATCGGTGCGGGAAGTCTGATCGCGGCGAATGCTCTCGTCCCCGAGGGCACCGACATCCCGCCGGGGTCGCTCGTCGCGGGCGTGCCCGGCAAGGTTCGGCGGGAGCTGAGCGAGGCGGAGCGGGCCAACCTCGTGACGAACGCGAAGGTGTACGTCGAGTTGACCAAGGTGCACTCGTCGCAGTCCGAGGTGATCGACGGGTGAGCGGTCGGGCGGGGACCAAGGGTGTGCCGCGCGCGCAGCGCGAGGAACTGATCCTCGACGCCGCTCAGGCCGAGTTCGGTCTGCGCGGCTACGCGCACGCGTCCGTCCCCGCCGTCGCCGCGGCGGCCGGAGTGTCGAAACCGCTCGTGTACGCGTATTTCGGATCGCGCGCGGACCTGTACGCCGCCTGCGTGGCACAGGTGGGCGAGCGGCTGGTGGCCGCGGTGCGCGCCGCCCAGGGGTCAGGTGACGCCGGTTCGCGTGCACTGGCGACGCTCGAGGCGTTGTTCGTGGCTCTCGACGGTCGTCCGTACGTATGGAACATTCTCTACGACAACACGATCCGTCGCGACGATGCCGTCTGGGAGATCGCTCGCCCCTATCGGGAGCAGCTCGACGACATGGGCCACGAGGGCGTCGTCGCCGTGCTCGCCCCGACGTCGGCAACTCCGCACGATGCCGACGCCTCACTCCTGCGTGCCCTGTGGTTCTCTGCGGTGACCACGGTGATCTCCTGGTGGTCGGACCATCCCGACGAGAGTCCGGCAGAGATGACCGAGCGCTGTCGCCGGGTGTTCGGAGCGCTCCTGCGGCGTTCGTAGTCCGTTCGGACCTCGCTCACCACGCCTCGAATCGGGCGTGCACGTCTGCGGTGACCGTGACGTCCTCCGGCCGGAGCGCGATCGGTTCGCCGCCCGCGGAGGCCGCGTAGGCGCGTAGCGCGACCCCGGAGGGCGGAGTGGACGCCTCCGCCCCGAGTAGCCCCGGATCGGCGACAGCCGTGGCGCGAATGTTCCGGCAGCCCAGGGTCTCCGCGTACGTCCGCGCCTTGGCGTGGGCATCTTCCACTGCGCGGGCGCGAACCCTTCCGGTCACGTCGTCGAGTGTCGCGGCCGTCAGCGACCACTCGAATCGCCCCACCTCGACGCCGTCGATCCCGGCGACGGTGTCGACGAAGTCGCTCAACGGCCCGGTGTCGAAGATCCTCTCCGCGGGGGCCGTGTCGTCCGAGCCGCCGGGAGGCGCTTCGAAGGTCACCTCGAGGGCGGCCTCGGCCCGGTGGACGTACGGCAACTGGTTGCCGTCCCTGTTGTGCGGGCGATGGCGGGTGTGTCGCACCTGATCGAGTGCCCATCGGGTGATCGGCCCGGTCGATGCGTCGTGGCGGGCTGTGACCTCGTCGGTGAGCGCACGAACGGCAGCCGACGCGGCGGCGACGGCGCGGTCGCCGTCCCCA
This genomic interval from Rhodococcus triatomae contains the following:
- a CDS encoding SIMPL domain-containing protein (The SIMPL domain is named for its presence in mouse protein SIMPL (signalling molecule that associates with mouse pelle-like kinase). Bacterial member BP26, from Brucella, was shown to assemble into a channel-like structure, while YggE from E. coli has been associated with resistance to oxidative stress.), with the translated sequence MDTDTHTVTVTVTGHGEATRAPEQCTVSLVVRIESGDGDRAVAAASAAVRALTDEVTARHDASTGPITRWALDQVRHTRHRPHNRDGNQLPYVHRAEAALEVTFEAPPGGSDDTAPAERIFDTGPLSDFVDTVAGIDGVEVGRFEWSLTAATLDDVTGRVRARAVEDAHAKARTYAETLGCRNIRATAVADPGLLGAEASTPPSGVALRAYAASAGGEPIALRPEDVTVTADVHARFEAW
- a CDS encoding TetR/AcrR family transcriptional regulator, which gives rise to MSGRAGTKGVPRAQREELILDAAQAEFGLRGYAHASVPAVAAAAGVSKPLVYAYFGSRADLYAACVAQVGERLVAAVRAAQGSGDAGSRALATLEALFVALDGRPYVWNILYDNTIRRDDAVWEIARPYREQLDDMGHEGVVAVLAPTSATPHDADASLLRALWFSAVTTVISWWSDHPDESPAEMTERCRRVFGALLRRS
- a CDS encoding FAD-binding oxidoreductase — translated: MPGRTRSWWGWGAVEDAVVGAERTALTERVAALLPGADLGVHEPPALESLTIAPPRIAPPDALAHLMSADTEDRVRHGHGQAFRDVVRCLLGKIPPAPDLVARPANERDVVDVLDWCSRAGIAVIPYGGGTSVVGGVEPRTGGDHVGVLSLDTGEMSAVLEVDPVGRAARIQAGILGPALEDALRGDGYTLRHFPQSFEFSTLGGWLATRAGGHFATGPTHIDDLVESMRVVTPAGISQSRRLPGSGAGPSPDRLFLGSEGILGVVTEAWMRLQERPRWRAGASVEFGDYSAAVEATRLIAQSGLSPANCRLLDPMEAMLNAGTTSAGGVLVLGFESADHPVSDALDRALEICRDHGGHVPGRVRVTGPGSDPAGRPTAEAADRWRSSFLRMPYQRDALAAQSMIVETFETACTWDRFDELRAGVLAAAAAAFEDTGVTGVVTCRFTHVYPDGPAPYFGVYAAGRWGSTVAQWDDIKAAVSEALSAAGGTITHHHAVGRDHRPWYDGQRPEPFAAALRAAKSTLDPAGILNPGVLIDPVY
- a CDS encoding gamma carbonic anhydrase family protein, with protein sequence MIASVSGNVPEVAESAWVAPNATVVGRVRIDEGVGVFYSAVVRGDLEAIEIGANSNIQDGAVLHADPGRPLVVGSGVSVGHNAVLHGCTVGDDVLIGMGSTVLNGATIGAGSLIAANALVPEGTDIPPGSLVAGVPGKVRRELSEAERANLVTNAKVYVELTKVHSSQSEVIDG